In Nomascus leucogenys isolate Asia chromosome 6, Asia_NLE_v1, whole genome shotgun sequence, one DNA window encodes the following:
- the LOC115835409 gene encoding LOW QUALITY PROTEIN: uncharacterized protein C15orf32-like (The sequence of the model RefSeq protein was modified relative to this genomic sequence to represent the inferred CDS: inserted 1 base in 1 codon), with the protein MNKRTNVDASKEDLHXADLQSREGVPPNRKNTKTSPRGEGMAPPFSARPCVRTLCEMLSILALVGVLHPFYRSNNQGSQKLKTHLRCQSSRVDGLMLKPTFLTPSQLKSPEGHLILPTFNHLVIRHILDPKQIFCVADVRTDCKFNCGSIERHPKRHLMRVSQDW; encoded by the exons atgaacaaaagaacaaatgtggATGCTTCAAAGGAAGACTTGC CGGCTGACCTCCAGAGTAGGGAAGGGGTCCCACCTAATAGGAAGAACACCAAGACTTCCCCAAGAGGAGAAGGAATGGCTCCCCCATTCTCAGCGAGGCCATGTGTCCGGACCCTGTGTGAGATGCTTTCTATACTAGCCCTTGTTGGGGTGTtgcacccattttacagatcaaacAACCAAGGTTCTCAGAAATTAAAGACTCATTTAAGATGCCAAAGCTCACGAGTGGATGGCTTGATGCTGAAGCCAACATTTTTAACACCGTCTCAGCTCAAAAGCCCTGAAGGCCACTTAATTCTGCCAACCTTCAACCATCTTGTCATAA GACACATCCTTGACCCAAAGCAGATATTCTGTGTAGCTGATGTGCGTACAGATTGCAAATTCAATTGCGGAAGCATAGAGAGGCATCCGAAGAGGCATCTTATGAGAGTCAGCCAGGACTGGTAA